CTCCAATTCTAGGAACTGCATGGTCAATTTTACTACAATTTTTCATTCTGTCCGTTATGTCGCGTGACTTTTTTGTGATTACGGCGTGCAACTCTCTTGGACAGTGAGAAGACTTGTCTTCTATAGCAGTAGAAGACGCCCGACTTCACCTGCTTCTTTTAACTTTTGCTCCTCTTTACTCTATTCTGGATGGGACAGTATAACTTAGTTTGAGGTTGGTTACAGAGCACCAAATGCGCAAGGTGTTACTTTTGCAATTAGTATGATTTCGCCCACCGGCTTGTGCATCTACTTACGCTTATGCTCTTCGTGCTGTTTGTGGGTCTGATTGTCCCTTCCTCAAAAAGCATGTGGGTAAAAGCTGGTACTCCCAAATTGATAGTTCATGGCTTAAGCGATGATGAAGGCGGATTTACCCCACAAAACTGCCCGCTCCAAATTTATAATAGACGAATAAACTTGCTAAGCGAGAGCAACTCAGGGCATTTATCAATTTTAGATAGGCTCTGATTTAAGTGTTGATTCTTTCCTTTTGGTGAAATCCCGGATTAGCCCATTTCTGCAAGGATAATACCCAACATTGTAACACTAATATGGCCTTGTTGGGCATTATCCTTCACATCTAGGCTTTCAATTCATCCCAGATAGCCTTTGCAGCTTTTAGCAGGGCAATTGCAATGACAAGCCATGATGAGGCCTCAAGACTGTGAGCAGAGGGATTTTCAGCCATTCTTAGCTCCTTTTAATAGCCCCGTCTGCAGCATGGCAAACATGGCAGGCACCAGATCGGGCAAGTCGTTGACCACCTTGCTGGTGTGCGGCAGCAGGAAGGTTATGTGTTCATTTCTGATGCCAAGACCATAAACTTCAAAGCCAAGTTTTTGTGCCACCCCGATGGCGTTGTTTGCAGCTAGCGGGTTGTCCGGCATGCCGTCAGTAATAACCAGAATCATCCTACGCTGCTCTTTAAGGGGCAGCATAGTTTGCAGCACCCACCATAAAGCCGCAGCCAACGGTGTCCCGCCAGAAGCCCGAATATCAAACAAGTCTGGCACTGCCTGCCCGTGCCGCATGATGGGGAATACAGAGTTCGTGCCTGCAGTAGCAGGGAAGGCAGTCACTGCCGGATTCACGCCACGAATGTGCCCCAGCGCCTTTGCCACGGCAAAGCAGGCCCGATTGGCGAGATTAATCGGTGCACCGGCCATGCTGCCGCTTACGTCCAGCAGGATGTGGACAGCAGTGTTAATGCCCTGCTGCTGTGATTCTTTTTGGAAAACACGAGTATTGCCAACCTGTAGGCGGTGCAGAGAACTGGTATGGAGTTTGCCCCTGCGTCCAGTGATACAACGTCTGTAGGTTTGCGCCTGCAGAAAACCTTGCAGCCGTGTGCGCAGGGCGATGCTAGCCTGAAGTGCTTGCAGCTTCTGTTCTGCAGGCAAGGCGGCTGTTTGTCGGATGCCTTCTTCAGCGACAGTCTGCGCATCGCCCGCGGACTCAACGCTGCAATTGGCAAGCTCATTCGCTATGATTTCCCCGATGTTTTGGGGTAGATCCTGGGTTTCAGCATGAAAAAGGGCCTTGAGCGGTAAAGCGCTTAAGGCCTGCAATGGGTCTAATGCTTCAGGCGAATAGGCATGATGCTCTTGCTGTTCAATTTGCGTGCTAGAATCGTTGGGCTTTTCTGTCGCTCGAGGCGCAGTACCGTTATCGTTTGTGTTGCCTTTGCGCGGTGATTCGTCGTGGATTCGTTCGTTTTGCGTGGTGTTTTCGTGGGGCATACGTAGTTGTTGTGACGGCTCCCACTGCCGGATGTACATGGCAATTTGTTGAGCATACCCGACTGCTGCCGCTGTATCTGGGCAATGGATGTGGACCTTGACCAAGATGGCATCCAGAGCCTCTTTCAGACCGGGGAAATGCTGCGCCATGATGCTCGCCGCGTATTGGCGTGCCGGGGTCACTTCGTCCACATCCCAGGCTCGCACCGTCAGCAGCACATAGTCCAAAACAGCAAGGGCCGGGGATGATTCCCCGGCCCTTGGCTGTGCTCGCTCTACAAGGAATCGTCGTATCAGCCAGTTCAGATTTTTCCGGCAGCCAGGGAAAAAGTCTGACAGCTTCTTTTCAATGCGCCAGTCCTCAAGGCTGTTGAACAAATAGAAGGTCACAGAATCAAGGTTTGCGGCCCTAAGCACACTAAAATTAGTGTGCCGTATATGGGCAGCCTCATGGTCTGTGAAACCCTTAGCCAGTGCCAGTAATTCAGGCTCGCAATCCATAGGCAATGAGGGCAAGTGAATGACCTTGCCGTTGGTGCAGGCCTCCTTGCCGCCGATACGAACCTGCACTCCATAATGGTCACCAAGGATGGACGCCAGCAGGGGCAGACAGTTGAGTACATCTTTTGTGCGTATCATGACGTCACCACAGGCCCAGGCTGGGTATGGCAGGATGCGGCAACGGGCTGTCCGCCTCGGTGATGTCGGGCAGAATGGGCTCGTCATCTTCTTCATCAACAGCACCATCTACCTGCATCGTGCTTTCATCCTGTTCAACTATAGCGCCCGGACCGGCCAGCAGCGCATCCAATACAGAGGCCGGGCCATAACCCTCAACAACTTTTTGGGCGTGGGGCACAAGGGCCGTACTGTCCTTGAGCAGGCAAACTAGACCCTGCAACAGCAGCAGATCTGTGCCGGTGATGTTGCCCTTCTTGGGCATGCGCAGCAGTGCAGCCTGCACGATGTCAGCCACCGGGGTTACATGAGGCTCTACGAAGGACAAGCCTGTGAGCTTGGCATGCAGGGTGCGCAGCGGCGAAAGTGCCTTGTGGGTCACTTCCGTCCTTCCGTAGTAAACTCTGCGCCATATATCGTCAGCTGACTTGGCCACCTCATCAAACAGCGTGCCACCGAGGCCCTGTACCTCTTCCGCTAATCCGGCTTCCAGTACAGCGGTGTTGTCTGCGTGCTGCTCAAGCGGGGCCACCTTATACAGCTGCCAGCGGAAATCCATGCGGGCGCGTACATAATCAGGCCCTACAAGGGAGTTGCGGATAATTTTGCCCCATTGATGGTGCTTCTCAATCCATGCCTGCACATTTTGGTCATAGTCAGCCAGAAATGCTTCCTTTTCTTTCTGGAATTCGGTGCGGATGTTGAGCAGCTCCTGCACGATCTCGCCAGCCTTTTCTTCAGGGATGGCCCAGCCAGACATGAACCGTACCCCGTGCCGGTCAAGATAGTTGAAGGCGCGGGCCTTGAGTGTGCCGAATACTTTGAGGTTTTCCGGATCGGCAATGCGCTTGGAACCCAGCGATGCCAAGTCTTCAGGGGGCAGCTTTGCGCCGCCCAGGTCTTCCTGACTCATTTTGCGTCGGGCTGACCACAAACTGACGTTAAGGTTGAGGGCCAATAAATTGTCCAAAATGCGGATGTCAGAAACAAGTTGTGTCATTTAGCCTCCTACATTGATTTATCGGAAAATGTAGCGTTGAGACCTTCAGTCTCCACTAGTTGCGGGAACATGCGTTGAGCCAATTCATGCAACATGGCGCGAGTTTCACGGCTTGCGCGGAAAGCCAGAGCACGATCAAGGGCATAGGTAACGGGCTGTATGCCCTGATGGGCCAGCGGCTGAAAGCGAACGGTCAGATCACCCCAGCGAAGCAAGCTGCGAGTGGAGAATGTTACTTCGATGGTATTGGTCAGATTGCTGGTGGTAGCCTCACCCATGAAGAGTTTTCGAACCTCATTGGCATAGTCCACCATGGTGTCGCACAACGATTCGGGCAGTGAAGGGAAGTGTCGGGTAAGCAGGCTCTTTTCTACATCGGCAGAAGGGTAGCCCACTTCGCAGATAGTAAAGCGGTCCAGCCAGGCAAGATTCTGCCGATGGGTTCCTTGGTAAAGGCCAGTGTCATCGCCACCACCATTGGTGT
The Desulfovibrio sp. DNA segment above includes these coding regions:
- a CDS encoding DUF3150 domain-containing protein, with the protein product MTQLVSDIRILDNLLALNLNVSLWSARRKMSQEDLGGAKLPPEDLASLGSKRIADPENLKVFGTLKARAFNYLDRHGVRFMSGWAIPEEKAGEIVQELLNIRTEFQKEKEAFLADYDQNVQAWIEKHHQWGKIIRNSLVGPDYVRARMDFRWQLYKVAPLEQHADNTAVLEAGLAEEVQGLGGTLFDEVAKSADDIWRRVYYGRTEVTHKALSPLRTLHAKLTGLSFVEPHVTPVADIVQAALLRMPKKGNITGTDLLLLQGLVCLLKDSTALVPHAQKVVEGYGPASVLDALLAGPGAIVEQDESTMQVDGAVDEEDDEPILPDITEADSPLPHPAIPSLGLW